Proteins from a single region of Penaeus monodon isolate SGIC_2016 chromosome 12, NSTDA_Pmon_1, whole genome shotgun sequence:
- the LOC119579638 gene encoding uncharacterized protein LOC119579638 has protein sequence MLLPGSFASPGFQFRTGKTTVHNIVKETSNAVWEVLQPQYMPVPDHQQWKEIARAFFEKCNVPNCIGILMAIADAKRCFTLIDVRAYGRKSDSAVFSNSSMCRSFLSGHLDIPQPSEIPTTDIKIPFHLIVDTTFPLKPNIMRPYPRKDLDYSRKVFNYRMSRARRNVECAFGMLTQKFGVLKTSMETSTEVSEAIAKSICVLHNFIHHKYSMNFCGDNDDAIDDHHQNMSLSPAKSTRPTAEALSIRDTLREYFVSPGGSCRVAGQKHPRMHIFTAEEMAKPVYTLSTLYNYIKITVHKITGITNSTSFSH, from the exons ATGTTGCTACCTGGGTCTTTTGCTTCCCCTGGGTTCCAGTTCCGCACTGGGAAGACTACAGTGCATAACATTGTCAAGGAAACAAGTAATGCCGTATGGGAGGTATTACAGCCACAGTATATGCCAGTACCTGATCATCAACAGTGGAAAGAGATAGCAAGAGCATTTTTCGAAAAATGCAATGTTCCAAACTGTATCGGAA tattaaTGGCTATTGCTGATGCCAAGCGTTGTTTTACTCTGATTGATGTTAGGGCATATGGGCGAAAAAGTGACAGTGCAGTCTTTAGTAACTCTAGTATGTGTAGGTCATTTCTCTCTGGTCATTTAGATATCCCACAGCCTAGTGAAATACCTACTACTGATATCAAAATACCATTCCATCTCATAGTAGATACAACTTTCCCTTTAAAGCCCAATATAATGAGGCCATATCCTCGAAAGGACCTAGATTACTCTAGAAAGGTATTCAACTATAGGATGAGTAGAGCTAGGAGAAATGTAGAATGTGCTTTCGGAATGCTAACTCAGAAATTTGGTGTACTGAAAACATCAATGGAAACAAGCACTGAGGTATCTGAAGCAATAGCTAAAAGTATCTGTGTGCTTCATAATTTCATTCACCATAAATACAGCATGAACttttgtggtgataatgatgatgcaattgATGATCACCATCAAAACATGAGCCTGTCACCAGCAAAAAGTACAAGGCCTACAGCAGAAGCCTTGTCCATTCGCGACACTCTGAGAGAATACTTTGTCTCACCTGGTGGGAGCTGTCGAGTGGCAGGACAGAAACATCCACGGATGCATATATTCACCGCAGAAGAAATGGCCAAACCAGTTTATACCTTATCAACTCTGTA CAATTACATCAAGATTACGGTGCACAAGATCACTGGGATCACAAATAGCACGTCGTTCTCGCACTAA
- the LOC119579342 gene encoding phospholipid phosphatase 5-like — protein MSIKWIEIHATFWLEILTRAFLSVVFLELEQTAPFVRKIHIDELWLYKNPRTPSYVPTNLLWPLVFAVPTFVMFVFFLAKRNKTDFCQSLLAFSLALGLNGVITNIIKLVVGRPRPDFFYRCFPEGHVDLDHISDIGSACTGEADAIQEGRKSFPSGHASFSFCSLGFLSLWICGKLCVFGRKRGQGWRLVMGITPMVMALMVALSRTSDYHHHWQDVLVGSVLGLFIAYLCYRQYYPRLTSPHCHLPYLMIPTVTRPVLLKGAHGESFSSQGPLFLDPESPMEEQVKWM, from the exons atgagCATAAAATGGATCGAAATTCACGCTACATTCTGGCTCGAGATCTTAACTCGGGCCTTCCTTTCGGTTGTCTTCTT AGAACTTGAACAAACTGCGCCTTTTGTGCGAAAGATCCATATTGATGAGCTTTGGCTGTACAAGAACCCTCGAACGCCTTCATATGTCCCAACTAACTTGCTGTGG CCTCTGGTATTCGCAGTTCCAACATTCGTCATGTTTGTGTTCTTCCTTGCGAAGCGTAATAAGACAGACTTTTGCCAGAGCCTCCTCGCCTTTTCCCTCGCACTGGGACTCAATGGTGTCATCACAAACATTATTAAGCTTGTTGTAG GCCGACCACGTCCAGACTTCTTCTACAGATGCTTCCCAGAGGGGCATGTGGACCTTGACCACATTTCTGATATCGGCTCAGCTTGTACTGGTGAAGCAGATGCCATTCAGGAAGGACGCAAGAGCTTCCCAAGCGGACATGCTTCTT TTTCATTTTGCAGTCTAGGATTCCTGAGTCTGTGGATATGCGGCAAGCTGTGTGTGTTCGGCAGGAAGCGTGGCCAGGGCTGGAGGTTGGTAATGGGCATAACTCCCATGGTAATGGCTCTCATGGTGGCTCTTTCTCGGACTagtgattaccatcatcattggcAAG ATGTGTTAGTTGGATCAGTTCTTGGCCTATTCATTGCATATCTGTGTTACCGCCAATACTACCCTCGTCTGACCTCCCCCCACTGCCACCTGCCGTACCTGATGATTCCCACTGTGACCCGACCAGTGTTACTCAAGGGAGCACATGGTGAGAGCTTCTCCAGCCAAGGACCCCTCTTCCTGGACCCTGAATCCCCCATGGAAGAGCAGGTCAAATGGATgtag